A stretch of Azospirillum brasilense DNA encodes these proteins:
- a CDS encoding lysozyme inhibitor LprI family protein yields the protein MLRPALLALALLALPTATAAAAGFPCSKAATPTEKAICADPALSALDERLAATYRAALERLSGASPEEGTAGAAVRADQRAWLRERDSCGADMACLRRAYDGRVVVLSFRTDPATPPSPVGRYVGHFDHEGFIGIAAIALRNGTIAVSVSGADPTAGRWVCDFSGIGRLDDQGRLTVGTPDAEGGGLILVAEEDGEVIIPDLEPNRAASGYWCGHNGSFIWTYRRAS from the coding sequence ATGCTTCGCCCAGCGCTGCTCGCCCTTGCTCTCCTGGCGCTGCCGACCGCCACCGCCGCAGCGGCGGGCTTTCCCTGCTCCAAGGCCGCCACCCCGACGGAAAAGGCCATCTGCGCCGATCCGGCGCTCTCCGCTCTGGACGAGCGGCTGGCCGCGACCTACCGCGCCGCCCTGGAACGGCTGTCGGGCGCCAGCCCGGAGGAGGGCACCGCCGGCGCCGCCGTGAGGGCCGACCAGCGGGCGTGGCTGCGCGAGCGCGACTCCTGCGGCGCCGACATGGCCTGCCTGCGCCGCGCTTATGACGGGCGGGTGGTGGTCCTGTCCTTCCGCACCGATCCGGCCACACCGCCGTCGCCCGTCGGTCGCTATGTTGGCCACTTCGACCATGAGGGGTTCATAGGTATCGCCGCCATCGCCCTGCGCAACGGGACCATCGCCGTCAGCGTCAGCGGCGCCGACCCCACGGCGGGACGCTGGGTGTGCGACTTTTCCGGCATCGGGCGGCTGGACGACCAGGGACGGCTGACGGTCGGCACACCGGACGCGGAGGGCGGCGGCCTGATCTTGGTCGCCGAGGAGGACGGCGAGGTCATCATCCCCGACCTGGAGCCCAACCGCGCCGCCAGCGGCTACTGGTGCGGCCACAACGGCAGCTTCATCTGGACCTATCGGCGCGCTTCCTGA
- a CDS encoding RSP_7527 family protein — MNADNFANPLSSTELRNIRRQAEALRAAYLRSLFRRLAAAFSRPGAATNGGLTAAR, encoded by the coding sequence ATGAACGCCGACAACTTTGCGAACCCCCTGTCGTCTACGGAACTGCGCAACATCCGCCGCCAAGCGGAAGCCCTGCGGGCCGCCTACCTGCGCAGCCTGTTCCGCCGTCTGGCTGCGGCCTTCAGCCGTCCGGGCGCTGCGACCAACGGCGGTCTGACCGCCGCCCGCTGA
- a CDS encoding HD domain-containing phosphohydrolase gives MQVVIVDDDPSTLFITSAVIRRIDDAEPVGMGSPLEALDWLAANTPDLILIDHVMPDLDGMDVLERIRAQRHLADVPVVMITADTSVKLRVAALESGCTDFLTKPIIVPELLARAQNLLRLRLGQRMMRDQAAVLRSRVEEATAQLRQQAQELVARLARAAEYRDPETGLHIERMANYSRVIAERLGLDPNDCARLAEAAPMHDIGKIGIPDAILLKPGRLTGSEMRVMREHPAIGHAVLQGSEHPLICEAAEIALGHHEKYDGTGYPKGLRGEEIPLACRIVAIADVFDALTTARPYKTPWPLDTAKAYIVEHSGTHFDPACVDAFLRAWTSILAIHDAHPDPDFTGTDGAAFR, from the coding sequence ATGCAGGTTGTAATCGTCGATGACGATCCTTCCACGCTGTTCATCACCAGCGCGGTCATCCGGCGGATCGACGACGCGGAGCCCGTCGGCATGGGCAGTCCGCTGGAGGCTCTGGATTGGCTGGCCGCTAACACGCCCGACCTGATCCTGATCGACCATGTCATGCCGGACCTCGACGGCATGGACGTGCTGGAGCGCATCCGCGCCCAGCGGCATCTCGCCGACGTTCCGGTGGTGATGATCACCGCCGACACGTCGGTGAAGCTGCGGGTGGCCGCCCTTGAAAGCGGCTGCACCGATTTCCTGACCAAACCCATCATCGTGCCGGAGCTGCTCGCCCGTGCGCAGAACCTTCTGCGCCTGCGGCTGGGCCAGCGGATGATGCGCGATCAGGCCGCCGTCCTGCGCAGCCGGGTGGAGGAAGCGACTGCCCAGCTCCGCCAGCAGGCGCAGGAACTGGTGGCCCGCCTCGCCCGTGCCGCCGAGTACCGCGATCCGGAAACCGGCCTGCACATCGAACGGATGGCCAACTACTCGCGCGTCATCGCCGAAAGGCTCGGGCTCGACCCGAATGACTGCGCCCGGCTGGCCGAGGCCGCGCCGATGCACGACATCGGCAAGATCGGCATTCCCGACGCCATCCTGCTGAAGCCCGGCCGGCTGACCGGCAGCGAAATGCGGGTGATGCGCGAGCATCCGGCGATCGGCCACGCCGTTCTCCAGGGCAGCGAGCATCCGCTCATCTGCGAGGCCGCGGAGATCGCGCTCGGCCATCACGAGAAGTACGACGGCACCGGCTACCCCAAGGGCCTGCGGGGGGAGGAGATTCCGCTGGCCTGTCGCATCGTCGCCATCGCCGACGTGTTCGACGCGCTGACCACCGCCCGCCCTTACAAGACGCCCTGGCCGCTCGACACCGCGAAGGCCTACATCGTCGAGCACAGCGGCACCCATTTCGACCCGGCCTGCGTCGACGCCTTCCTGCGCGCCTGGACGTCCATCCTCGCCATCCACGACGCCCATCCCGACCCGGATTTCACCGGGACGGACGGCGCCGCGTTCCGCTAG
- a CDS encoding PAS domain S-box protein, with protein MPDTAVSLPLPEHGHRAYAFRSKALVSGVWMATLLLTAAAWTAAFYLTERDQRDALQRAERDTGNLAHIIAEQTTRAIAGTDRILSFIGYDLYRLGSQSPLLRDVMRNATLDSDLLLQLAYADGKGDLIQTSVDNAPARVNLADREHFRVHKEGTVDGLFISRPVFGRASGKWSIQLSRKVDAPDGGFGGMIVASLDPFYFGRTFDNLDVGHDGVISIIGRDGILRARSVMDDRIIGLALGMSPILRQAQEKTQGFLRSVSPVDGVARLTSFRSLPHYPLIVSAGFGEAEFMAETWARQRAYSVGASLTTALLFVLAALVTWQSRAQERSHATLDEAARHLRASKTKLRDIAETASDWFWEMDADLCFAGVSGAYAGSIRDPELYRGRRCEDIAQREAGDGVHWEEHRRTLEDRQPFRDFEFAVRGPDGDTRIWSLSGKPVFDDQGAFAGYRGSGSDVTERRRAERSLSDSERRYRAMFAAVGQPIVVTDQNAVITGFNPAAESLFGFREAEMIGRNVSALMPDGHAGNHDRLFRDYQSSGRGSPSGMIREVPVRRADGTLLPTEIALSSWRGGGREHFIGVFHDLSKAKQIEADLRRARDSAEHANRMKSEFLATISHEIRTPMNGVLGTLTLLDDDGLKPEERRLAGVARRSAESLLRLLDDILDFSKLEAGRIAIEEETCAPADLAEAVMAVFNPSATDKGLTLSCHMLPGVPEAVVTDPARLRQILFNLVGNAVKFTGTGHVAVRARRGADLPDGRFLLEFEVEDSGIGIAAESIPSLFDRFTQADSSITRRYGGTGLGLAICKELCGLLGGTISVSSVPGKGSLFQFSVACALGDPAALRHAAEAPPAAPLPPLRVLAVDDNAVNRDIVRGLLVRGGHSVVTAMDGDEAVRSVERAEEPFDVVLMDIQMPGMDGLTATRLIRALPAPRNGVPVIALTAHASGSSLPECMASGMNGFVPKPLRSAALDAAIRAVIDSSADKAVDEPVDEAVRESAPVAELLDREQVDSVAEALGPEFWPEALEGFSRTAREQVAQISAALAAGDEHRRAAHTLKGLSWNMGAKRLGDLALALEKAPPDEALALAGSLEGVLKDSVEALSGPL; from the coding sequence ATGCCGGACACAGCCGTTTCCCTTCCCCTGCCCGAGCACGGCCACCGCGCCTACGCGTTCCGGTCCAAGGCGCTGGTCTCCGGGGTGTGGATGGCCACGCTCCTGCTGACCGCGGCGGCCTGGACCGCGGCTTTCTACCTGACGGAGCGCGACCAGCGCGACGCGCTCCAGCGGGCCGAGCGCGACACCGGCAACCTGGCGCACATCATCGCGGAACAGACCACACGGGCCATCGCCGGGACCGACCGCATCCTGTCCTTCATCGGCTATGATCTGTACCGACTGGGCAGCCAGAGCCCGCTGCTGCGCGACGTGATGCGGAATGCGACGCTGGATTCGGACCTGCTGCTCCAGCTCGCCTACGCGGATGGCAAAGGCGACCTGATCCAGACCAGCGTGGACAACGCCCCGGCCCGGGTGAATCTGGCCGACCGCGAGCATTTCCGCGTGCACAAGGAGGGCACGGTCGACGGGCTGTTCATCAGCCGGCCGGTCTTCGGGCGGGCGTCGGGCAAATGGTCGATCCAGCTCAGCCGCAAGGTCGACGCCCCGGACGGTGGGTTCGGCGGGATGATCGTCGCCTCGCTCGATCCCTTCTATTTCGGGCGCACCTTCGACAATCTGGATGTCGGCCATGACGGAGTCATCTCCATCATCGGCCGCGACGGCATCCTGCGCGCGCGCAGCGTCATGGACGACCGCATCATCGGATTGGCTCTCGGCATGTCGCCGATCCTCCGGCAGGCGCAGGAAAAGACGCAAGGCTTCCTGCGTTCGGTCAGTCCCGTCGACGGGGTGGCCCGCCTGACCAGCTTCCGCAGCCTTCCGCACTACCCGCTGATCGTCAGCGCGGGCTTCGGCGAGGCGGAGTTCATGGCCGAAACCTGGGCGCGGCAGCGCGCCTACTCCGTCGGGGCCAGCCTGACCACCGCCCTGCTGTTCGTCCTGGCCGCGTTGGTGACGTGGCAGAGCCGCGCCCAGGAGCGATCCCATGCCACGCTGGACGAGGCGGCGCGGCATCTGCGCGCCAGCAAGACGAAGCTGCGCGACATCGCGGAGACGGCGTCCGACTGGTTCTGGGAGATGGACGCCGATCTGTGCTTTGCCGGCGTGTCCGGCGCCTACGCCGGCTCGATCCGCGATCCGGAGCTGTACCGCGGTCGGCGCTGCGAGGACATCGCCCAGCGCGAAGCCGGCGACGGCGTCCATTGGGAGGAACACCGCCGCACCCTGGAGGACCGGCAGCCCTTCCGCGATTTCGAATTCGCGGTCCGCGGACCGGACGGCGACACCCGCATCTGGTCGCTCAGCGGCAAGCCCGTCTTCGACGACCAGGGCGCCTTCGCCGGTTACCGCGGCTCCGGCTCCGACGTGACGGAACGGCGGCGGGCGGAACGGTCGCTGAGCGACAGCGAGCGGCGCTACCGCGCCATGTTCGCCGCGGTCGGCCAGCCCATCGTCGTCACCGACCAGAACGCCGTGATCACCGGCTTCAACCCGGCGGCGGAATCCCTCTTCGGCTTCCGGGAGGCGGAGATGATCGGGCGGAACGTCAGCGCCCTGATGCCGGACGGGCACGCCGGCAACCATGACCGCCTGTTCCGGGATTACCAGTCCAGCGGCCGCGGCAGCCCGAGCGGCATGATCCGCGAGGTGCCGGTCCGGCGCGCCGACGGCACGCTGTTGCCAACCGAGATCGCCCTGTCGAGCTGGCGCGGCGGCGGGCGGGAGCATTTCATCGGCGTCTTCCACGACCTGTCCAAGGCCAAGCAGATCGAGGCCGACCTGCGCCGCGCCCGCGACAGCGCCGAACACGCCAACCGGATGAAGAGCGAGTTCCTGGCGACCATCAGCCACGAGATCCGCACGCCGATGAACGGCGTCCTGGGCACGCTGACCCTGCTGGACGACGACGGGCTGAAACCGGAGGAGCGGCGTCTGGCCGGCGTCGCCCGCCGTTCGGCGGAAAGCCTGCTGCGGCTGCTCGACGACATCCTGGACTTCTCAAAGCTGGAGGCCGGGCGGATCGCCATCGAGGAGGAGACCTGCGCGCCCGCCGACCTCGCGGAGGCGGTGATGGCGGTGTTCAATCCGTCGGCGACGGACAAGGGGCTGACCCTGTCCTGCCATATGCTGCCTGGCGTGCCGGAGGCGGTGGTCACCGATCCGGCCCGCCTGCGGCAGATCCTGTTCAATCTGGTCGGCAACGCAGTGAAGTTCACCGGTACCGGCCATGTGGCCGTGCGCGCCCGCCGCGGCGCCGACCTGCCGGACGGGCGCTTCCTCCTGGAGTTCGAGGTGGAGGACAGCGGCATCGGCATCGCCGCCGAGTCCATCCCGTCGCTGTTCGACCGCTTCACCCAGGCCGACAGCTCCATCACCCGCCGCTACGGTGGCACCGGTCTGGGGCTGGCGATCTGCAAGGAACTGTGCGGGCTGCTCGGCGGGACGATTTCCGTCTCCAGCGTGCCGGGCAAGGGAAGCCTGTTCCAATTCTCGGTCGCCTGCGCGCTGGGCGATCCGGCGGCGCTGCGCCACGCCGCGGAGGCGCCGCCGGCCGCCCCCCTGCCCCCTTTGCGGGTCCTGGCGGTGGACGACAACGCGGTGAACCGCGACATCGTGCGCGGGTTGCTGGTGCGCGGCGGGCACAGCGTTGTCACCGCCATGGATGGGGACGAGGCGGTCCGCAGCGTGGAGCGGGCGGAGGAGCCCTTCGACGTGGTTCTGATGGACATCCAGATGCCGGGAATGGACGGGCTGACCGCCACCCGCCTGATCCGCGCCTTGCCGGCGCCGCGCAACGGGGTGCCGGTGATCGCGCTGACCGCCCACGCCTCGGGCAGTTCGCTTCCGGAATGCATGGCGTCGGGCATGAACGGGTTCGTGCCGAAGCCCTTGCGTTCGGCGGCGCTCGACGCGGCGATCCGCGCGGTCATCGACAGTTCGGCTGACAAGGCGGTTGACGAGCCGGTTGACGAGGCGGTCCGGGAAAGCGCTCCGGTGGCGGAGTTGCTGGACCGAGAACAGGTGGACAGCGTTGCCGAGGCACTCGGTCCGGAGTTCTGGCCCGAGGCCTTGGAGGGCTTTTCCCGCACCGCGCGGGAGCAGGTGGCGCAGATCAGCGCCGCCCTGGCCGCCGGTGACGAGCACCGCCGCGCCGCCCACACGCTCAAGGGGCTGTCCTGGAACATGGGGGCGAAGCGGCTGGGCGACCTTGCGCTGGCGCTGGAAAAAGCCCCGCCCGACGAGGCCCTGGCCCTGGCCGGAAGCCTGGAAGGCGTGCTAAAGGACAGCGTCGAGGCATTGTCCGGACCCTTGTGA
- a CDS encoding glycine betaine ABC transporter substrate-binding protein produces MRRTFLKMMALGVAAVIGSTALSSASLAAEDRKPVRIGWTAWSDAEAVTKLAQRLIQERLDQPVELVLADIGLQYQGLAKGDLDFMMMSWLPTTHASYLDKVGKDIVPLGMLYTRARLGWAVPDYVPEDQVKTIADLAKPEIREKLKGKIQGIDPGSGLMQASEKALKDYGLDGYELVSASGAAMTAALGRADRREDWIAVTAWSPHWMFAKWKLRYLEDPKGSLGGLERVHVMARKNFYQEHPKVAEFLTRMYLPLEDLEKIMLEADATSYEKAIDNYIANNKQRVDYWVTGEMPAS; encoded by the coding sequence ATGAGACGCACGTTTCTGAAGATGATGGCCCTCGGCGTCGCCGCCGTGATCGGCAGCACCGCCCTGTCCTCCGCGAGCCTCGCTGCCGAGGACAGGAAGCCGGTCCGCATCGGCTGGACCGCCTGGTCCGACGCCGAGGCGGTGACCAAGCTCGCCCAGCGCCTCATCCAGGAACGACTGGATCAGCCGGTCGAGCTGGTGCTTGCCGACATCGGCCTGCAGTATCAGGGGCTCGCCAAGGGCGACCTCGACTTCATGATGATGTCCTGGCTGCCGACCACCCACGCCTCCTATCTGGACAAGGTGGGCAAGGACATCGTGCCGCTGGGCATGCTCTACACCCGCGCCCGCCTGGGCTGGGCCGTGCCGGACTATGTGCCGGAAGATCAGGTGAAGACCATCGCCGACCTCGCCAAGCCGGAAATCCGCGAGAAGCTGAAGGGCAAGATCCAGGGCATCGATCCCGGCTCGGGCCTGATGCAGGCGTCGGAGAAGGCGCTGAAGGACTACGGCCTCGACGGCTACGAGCTGGTCTCAGCCAGCGGCGCCGCGATGACCGCCGCGCTCGGCCGCGCCGATCGGCGCGAGGACTGGATCGCCGTCACTGCCTGGAGCCCGCACTGGATGTTCGCCAAGTGGAAGCTGCGCTACCTGGAGGACCCGAAGGGCTCGCTGGGCGGGCTGGAGCGCGTCCACGTCATGGCCCGCAAGAACTTCTACCAGGAGCACCCCAAGGTCGCCGAGTTCCTGACCCGGATGTATCTGCCGCTGGAGGATCTGGAGAAAATCATGCTGGAGGCCGACGCCACCTCCTATGAGAAGGCGATCGACAACTACATCGCCAACAACAAGCAGCGTGTGGACTATTGGGTGACCGGCGAGATGCCTGCCTCCTGA
- a CDS encoding ABC transporter permease, producing the protein MEFKLPIGDWADAAVMFLLDHAQWLFDGIDLVVGAVADGVQAALTSLPGVGLAAIVVLIGLWRNGWRFALFAAASLLVVAGLGMWHQTVDTLALVLTATAIALTIGVPLGIVAARNDRVETVVRPALDLMQTMPAFVYLIPAAMLFGLGRVPGIIATIIFAMPPVVRLTSLGIRQVPHELVEAGLAFGCTPRQLLFKVQMPTALPSIMAGINQTIMLSLSMVVIASMIGAGGVGNEVLRGIQRLDIGLGVEGGLAVVILAILLDRITQSFGTPDAGGRSPRSALRSLLSRRRAAQPRDDTHLSPTHGVTEAG; encoded by the coding sequence ATGGAGTTCAAGCTTCCCATCGGCGATTGGGCCGACGCCGCCGTGATGTTCCTGCTGGACCACGCGCAATGGCTGTTCGACGGCATCGACCTCGTGGTCGGCGCGGTCGCCGACGGCGTCCAGGCCGCCCTGACCTCGCTGCCCGGCGTGGGGCTGGCCGCCATCGTGGTGCTGATCGGTCTATGGCGGAATGGCTGGCGCTTCGCGCTGTTCGCCGCAGCCTCGCTGCTGGTCGTCGCCGGGCTGGGCATGTGGCACCAGACGGTGGACACGCTGGCCCTGGTGCTGACGGCGACCGCCATCGCCCTGACCATCGGCGTTCCGCTGGGCATCGTCGCCGCGCGCAACGACCGGGTGGAAACGGTGGTGCGTCCGGCGCTCGACCTGATGCAGACCATGCCGGCCTTCGTCTATCTGATCCCGGCGGCCATGCTGTTCGGTCTGGGCCGGGTGCCGGGGATCATCGCGACGATCATCTTCGCCATGCCGCCGGTCGTCCGCCTGACCAGCCTGGGCATTCGGCAGGTCCCGCACGAGCTGGTCGAAGCCGGCCTCGCCTTCGGCTGCACGCCGCGTCAGCTCCTCTTCAAGGTGCAGATGCCGACCGCGCTGCCGTCGATCATGGCGGGCATCAACCAGACGATCATGCTGTCGCTGTCGATGGTCGTCATCGCCTCGATGATCGGGGCGGGCGGCGTCGGCAACGAGGTGCTGCGCGGCATCCAGCGGCTGGACATCGGCCTCGGCGTTGAAGGCGGGCTGGCCGTGGTGATCCTGGCGATCCTGCTCGACCGCATCACCCAGAGTTTCGGAACCCCGGATGCGGGGGGACGCTCTCCCCGATCCGCCTTGCGCTCCCTGCTGAGCCGCCGCCGCGCGGCGCAGCCGAGGGACGACACGCACCTGTCTCCCACGCACGGAGTCACGGAAGCGGGATGA
- the proV gene encoding glycine betaine/L-proline ABC transporter ATP-binding protein ProV, with the protein MTAKIAVNGVTRIFGRHPRQALDLLKAGLSKEEIFKRTGQTVGVLDATFEVEAGEIFVIMGLSGSGKSTLVRMLNRLIDPTAGEIRIDGRDITKLSRAELTELRRRDLGMVFQSFALLPHLRVWENAAFGLEIAGESLKARRDKAQQALDAVGLGAYAESFPRELSGGMQQRVGLARALANEPSVLLMDEAFSALDPLIRTEMQDELLRLQAERQRTIVFISHDLDEAIRIGDRLAIMEGGQIIQVGRPDEILKQPANDYVRSFFRNIDVTKILTAGDIARRDQVTLIRHTGEGPRAAVRQLRERDREFGYVQDGRRRFQGVVSVETLVSAIERHNGSATLDEALLPGIEPLPVDLPMDEVLPRIASAPCPLPVVDGQGAYVGAISKTAYLETLGRTR; encoded by the coding sequence ATGACCGCGAAAATTGCCGTAAACGGCGTCACCCGGATTTTCGGGCGCCACCCACGTCAGGCGCTCGACCTGCTGAAGGCGGGTCTTTCCAAGGAAGAGATCTTCAAACGCACCGGCCAGACCGTCGGCGTCCTCGACGCCACATTCGAGGTCGAGGCCGGCGAAATCTTCGTCATCATGGGCCTGTCGGGCTCCGGCAAATCGACGCTGGTCCGCATGCTCAACCGGCTGATCGACCCGACCGCGGGCGAAATCCGGATCGACGGGCGGGACATCACCAAGCTGTCGCGCGCCGAGCTGACCGAGCTGCGGCGGCGCGACCTCGGCATGGTGTTCCAGTCCTTCGCCCTGCTGCCGCACCTGCGGGTGTGGGAGAACGCCGCATTCGGGCTGGAGATCGCCGGGGAAAGCCTGAAGGCGCGGCGCGACAAGGCGCAGCAGGCGCTGGACGCGGTCGGCCTCGGCGCCTACGCGGAGAGCTTCCCGCGGGAGCTGTCGGGCGGCATGCAGCAGCGCGTCGGGCTGGCCCGCGCGCTCGCCAACGAGCCGTCCGTCCTGCTGATGGACGAAGCCTTCTCGGCCCTCGATCCGCTGATCCGGACGGAGATGCAGGACGAGCTGCTGCGGCTTCAGGCCGAACGGCAGCGCACCATCGTCTTCATCAGCCACGACCTGGACGAGGCGATCCGCATCGGCGACCGGCTGGCCATCATGGAAGGCGGCCAGATCATCCAGGTCGGGCGCCCGGACGAGATCCTGAAGCAGCCGGCCAACGACTACGTCCGCTCCTTCTTCCGCAACATCGACGTCACCAAGATCCTGACGGCGGGCGACATCGCCCGGCGCGATCAGGTGACGCTGATCCGCCACACCGGCGAAGGCCCGCGCGCCGCCGTCCGCCAGCTGCGCGAGCGCGACCGCGAGTTCGGCTATGTCCAGGACGGGCGCCGCCGCTTCCAGGGCGTGGTATCGGTGGAGACTCTGGTTTCCGCCATCGAGCGGCACAACGGCTCCGCCACGCTGGACGAGGCGCTGCTTCCGGGCATCGAGCCGCTTCCCGTCGACCTGCCGATGGACGAGGTGCTGCCGCGCATCGCGTCGGCCCCGTGCCCGCTGCCGGTGGTGGACGGGCAGGGCGCCTATGTCGGGGCGATCTCCAAGACCGCCTATCTGGAAACCCTTGGACGGACGCGCTGA